The genomic segment TTTATATTTTACTGCTGTTTTCATTCCGGTCATGCTGACGAATACATTTTTCTATACGATCACCGCAGGCAATGTCAGAACGGAGAAGGTCCAGGACCTTCGGCAGTCGCTTGAAAGAAACAAAGATAACTTTCGCAAAATGCTGGAGGGCGTCATTAGCTTCTCCTCGGTTATCTATAATGATGGCGTCCTCTATAGCGCATTGGATCGCACTTATACGAGCGAAAGCGAAGTTATTTCCGCCTATGGCGAGGTGCTGAACAACTCGATTAACCGCTTCGTGCCGCTGAATAAGCAGTTTTATAATGCGTATTTGTTTACCGACAACGACAGCCTGATCCACTCGGGCCTCCTGCAGTACATTGACTTGCAGACGAAGCAGGAAGGCTGGTATCAAGCGACTACCGACCCGGCGCGCAGCCGAAAATGGCTGCTTTATACGAACACGCCGGCCGCGAATTGCAATCCATCTGGTGCTACAGCGGCTTCGTTAGCAGCAAGCGGGAAGACAGACGCGGGCGCAGGGTCGGCCGAATGCGGCGCTCCTTATTTGAGCGTGATTCGCGAGCTTGATTTTTACAAAGCCTATTCCAGCTACCATAAAATTCTCAGAGTAGATATTTTGCCGCATTATTTAGAAAACACATTGTTCGATCATTCGTTTCCCGGCGAAATTTATTTGCTGAATCCGCAGGGCGATGTCATTTATTCGTCGGAGGCAGAGCCGCCAGCTTTCATTCATGAAGAAGCTCAACGGGGCAAAACCATTATCGCCAGCGCGTTTGAAGGCATTGATTATCTGAAAGGCTGGGCGATGGTAGGCATCTACCCTAATGAGGTTGTCAATCAAAGCCTGCTTGATTCGCGCAAATTTATTATTTATTTGACGTGCGTGAATCTTCTTTTTCCGAGCATTATTATTTTGCTCATAGCCAGGTCGCTCAATATTAGGCTGGGCGTGCTGCTGGGCGGCATTAAACGGGTGAAAAACCAGCGCTTTGAAGTGCTGCAGGCTAAACCGGCATCTGATGAAATCGGGCAGCTGACCGAGGAATTTAACCGAATGACGCAGCAGATCAACGGCCTCATCCAAGATGTGTACGTGGCGGAGCTGGACCGGCGACAGGCGCAGTTTAATGCTCTGCTAAGCCAAATTAATCCGCATTATTTGTTTAATACGCTTGATGCCATTCGAATGAATTGTGTCATTAAGGGCGAAGAGGAAACGGCATCCGTCATTAAGCTGCTCGGCCGCGGTTTCCGCCGATCGCTCATCTGGGGCGAGGATATGATTCCGCTTCAAGAGGAGATGGCATTCGTCACCGACTATTTGGACATTCAGCATTTCCGCTTTGGCCACCGCCTCTCCTATCAGCTCGATATTGATGATGAGGTGCTGGAGCTGCCCCTGCCGAAAATGAGCATCCTTCCGCTTGTCGAAAATGCCTGCATTCATGGCATTGAATATTCCGAGCAGCCCGGCAGCATTACCGTATCGGCTAAGCTTCACAGCAATCACGTAATCATTCGCGTGTCGGATAATGGCATTGGCATGGAAGAGGAAAAGCTCAAACATTGGCTTGCCTGTCTGGAGCAATCCGGCGTGCAGCATCAGCAGGGCAAGCATGTGGGGCTGAAAAATGTATATGACCGGCTCAAGTGGCATTTTGGGAGCGAATTCAGCTTCAGCCTTGATTCCCGTTACGGGGAAGGCACAACGATTGAACTGCAAATGCCCGCTGCCTTCGCTAAGGATGAATCTGCAAGTGAAAGGAGAATCATCGATGTTGAAAACGTTGATCGTTGAAGATGAGCCGCGGATGCGTGAAGGGCTGAAAAGAATTATTTTTTGGGAAAAGTACGGCTTTAATGTATGCGGGGATGCGGAAAATGGACGGCAGGCGCTCGAATTAATCGAACGCGAGCAGCCCGCGCTAGTCATAACCGACATTCGCCTTCCCGGCATTACAGGACTGGAGCTTATGAAGGACGTAACAGGGCGCATGGATACCTGCTTTATTGTCATATCCGGCTATGACGAATTTGAATATGTGAAGACGGCGCTTATTTGTGGCGCTGTTGATTATATTTTGAAGCCGGTGGAGGAGGAGCAGCTGATTGGCGCTCTGCTGCGGGTGA from the Paenibacillus sp. BIHB 4019 genome contains:
- a CDS encoding histidine kinase — protein: MKMMHNLRPFRWNDLRLRNKLMILYFTAVFIPVMLTNTFFYTITAGNVRTEKVQDLRQSLERNKDNFRKMLEGVISFSSVIYNDGVLYSALDRTYTSESEVISAYGEVLNNSINRFVPLNKQFYNAYLFTDNDSLIHSGLLQYIDLQTKQEGWYQATTDPARSRKWLLYTNTPAANCNPSGATAASLAASGKTDAGAGSAECGAPYLSVIRELDFYKAYSSYHKILRVDILPHYLENTLFDHSFPGEIYLLNPQGDVIYSSEAEPPAFIHEEAQRGKTIIASAFEGIDYLKGWAMVGIYPNEVVNQSLLDSRKFIIYLTCVNLLFPSIIILLIARSLNIRLGVLLGGIKRVKNQRFEVLQAKPASDEIGQLTEEFNRMTQQINGLIQDVYVAELDRRQAQFNALLSQINPHYLFNTLDAIRMNCVIKGEEETASVIKLLGRGFRRSLIWGEDMIPLQEEMAFVTDYLDIQHFRFGHRLSYQLDIDDEVLELPLPKMSILPLVENACIHGIEYSEQPGSITVSAKLHSNHVIIRVSDNGIGMEEEKLKHWLACLEQSGVQHQQGKHVGLKNVYDRLKWHFGSEFSFSLDSRYGEGTTIELQMPAAFAKDESASERRIIDVENVDR